The Ananas comosus cultivar F153 linkage group 6, ASM154086v1, whole genome shotgun sequence genome segment GATGGCTTGGCAGTGGCATAAGCTTCTCAAAAATCTAGCCAGCAACTAAAATTTGTCATGATGAAGGAAAGTAgcatttcaacaaaaaaaaaaaaaagaagaaaattatgaGGCTAATTATTCaaacaagaaaaggaaagaatcaGTGAAATGTAGCGTTTCtaatttttactatttctaGTGAAAGTGGGTAATTGAGAAAAGAGAAGGCTTTGTTAAGAGTTTGAACCTCCTATTCTTGAATTTCTCactattttcttttccctcAAAAGTTGCAACCACTAATTAGGACATGACGGTGAATGAAAATGAGTTCATTGTAACAACCAACTAGAAGGGCGACACCTAGGCAATCCAGCTAGTTCATTGTAATACATAGGCACCGCCTTTGACAACACTGCTAGATGTAAGTTTTAACTATACATTTAGCTaataaatcatcacaaatcagGAAATAGATGTATAATTGAGCTCTCAAGAGTAAAGTAGTAAAATACAAAGGTCCAATTGATTATAGTCGGAAAAGATATGTTGAAAGTGCAGTTATTCTCTGGTACTACTCGATACAATTGTATATGGAAACAGATATACAGTTGACCTCTTAAGATAATTAACATAGTGAGGTTCAATGGAATAAGCAGAATAATGTCATAGATATACAGAAAAAAAGAATCACCACTGATGGGCTTGTATATATACTAAGTCTAAACAGCGCATATGAAAGTTATATCATTGCCGCATTAGCATTTTGCATTGAACAGTAGTTTAACCTCTTTTTCTGCATATGCATTACAAGTTGAAGTATGGTAATGCAGACTAAAATACTCCTCTTGCTATTTTCATTATtcaataaaaacaataataagcAAAAAGCGATACACAGTTAAGAGCTGCAACATATTGCCACCACAAATAACCAAGGAGATTTTAATGAACACTTTCAGTGTGCAGTAAAGAGGAAAAGTCATGCTAATTAATGAATGTACTTCTCAAATTGGCAACAATGAGCAAACACAGTTGAAGTTTCCAAgatgtaaatagtaaaattgtATTAAATTAAGAAAGTTTCCTCCCCTCAATCAATCTATAGCTCTCTAATTAGTGGGGAGTAATGTCATAAGATAAAGCTGGTTGAAAATTGCACCTTATAAAAGTGAGAATGGCCAAAGTTGGCAGAATAGACGGCGGCTTCAAAATCAACCGAGTACCTCAACCAATTAAATTCaaggaaaaagaataaatatgGTCCGCCGTTCTACTCAATTAGAACTCTCCCATGATTTATATACTTAAACTTGCAAATTTCCTCAAAGAAATCATCAGCAGTGTCATTGCAGTTCTTCATCTGCGAGATTCGAATAACCATCTTCCTCAACTTCACACTGTACTTAACCAGCGACTCCAGGGTGTTCAATTTTTGCTCGGCATTCAACGGTGACCTCACAGTGACCAAAACCTCTTCCAAGCAAGGAATTACAAATCTCAGATCAAGCTGCAGCAACAAGTCTCCAAAATTAGTATACTTTTCCATTGAATacaactaacaaaaaaaaaaaattatgatttgtgTGGCCAAAAATTCACCTTCTTTAGGCTGTTCTTTTGGCACAGTGCGGCAAACATAGCTCCATGAATCTCAAACTTGCGAAGCTTTTGATGGCTATTAAAGAACTCGACCAAGTCGACCTCTGGGAATGGCTGAAGAGTGTCGAAATCCCCACAAAACTCGATCTTCATCACGAGGTGCTTCACCTCGCTTGCGCATTGCAGCACAGAAGCCACAGCACCCCAGCTCCATTGAACGCCTCTCAGCGAGAGATACTCCAAATCCGCAAGCCTTCCCATTTCCACCTTGTAGACCCTAGCTGCAAAATCATTCAACAATAAAGCATGATTACACATCAAATCCATCAATTTCAACAAGTCTACGCTTTCTTGAGAAAATCTCACCAGTGTTCTTAGCAATGCAGAGACTCCTCAGCTTATGATTCCCATCAACCCTAATCCAGCTGAATCCCTGGATCTCGAGCACCTCGAGCCTCGGCGAGCCAAGCGAGAGGGAGCAATTCCCCGGGCCCAGGAAATCAAGCCTACACCGCTCGAGCCGTTCGAGCTCGATTGAGACCGATCCGACGCCGTCGCACCCGAGCAGCGCCAGATCAGTGAGGTCAGGGCACGCCGCCACCGCGTCCTTCAGCGCGGCGTCGCGCATCGTCGCGCCGACGATCTCGAGGGTTCGAAGCTTCCGGAAGCAGCCCCACCTTGGGGAGGAGGTTAAGGAGACCCCCCACAGCTTCAGCTCCTCGAGGCCCTCGGCGGCGCCGATGCAGTCGAGGGTGGCGGGGGCGGGGGACTTGTCGGGGGCGGCGGAGTCCATGCGGAGCTCGAGGGAGCGTAGGGAGCCGCGGCGGAGGGAGATCCAGGAGGCGAgggcggaggcggagaaggGGCAGTAGACAACGAGCTCCTCGAGGCGCACCGCGGCGGCGACCATGCGCCCGATGGCGACGTCAGCGGCGGCGGCTacggaggcggcgacggcggcggcggcggcggagtcgAAGGCGTTGCGGGGGAAGTAGAGGGAGGGGATGAAGGGGACGGAGTCGCGCCACCGCTTGGAGACGCAGGAGCACGACCCGATGTCGCGGGCGTTGCTGAGGAGGGAGAGGATGTGCTGGATCACCCCATCCGGCACCGAGTTCATCTTCTCAACGACCTCTGGAATGAGAAAACACGAACCAAAAATATACAGCGATCACAatgtgttcgacgaaatgcctcTTCCAGTTCAGCATTATAGCTTTAgaaggttatatatatatatataaaagaaagaaaaattacgAGCACAAAGTGTTCGAGAAAATGCCTCTACCAGTTTAGCCTCAAACTTGATTCAAATCTTAAGCTAATCAAAttgaaaggagaaaaaggatAAAGCGAAATcaatgagagaaaaaagaaaaaaagactcAAGAGAGATTCAAAACCTTCTTAGAAGGCTTTTGGAGAAGATGAGTTTGCgtgttttattaaaataaatttctctATATAGTAGCAGAAGAAGCAGTAGCAGTGTGTGTATATACTACTATATAGTGAGCAGCGAGAGTGTGAAGAGTTGGGGGGGGGGCATGAgggggaattcaaaatttaaaatgttggGAATACTGGGAGGGGCCCACTTTTTCCATTTtcatatggagagagagagagagagagggaaaaaagggGTGAGAaggggtttttttttgggggcgGGGGGTTGGGGATTGGCCCGCTCATTTTaccaatttttgaaaatttcgaccgttcaaatttgaactttgaaactACCGTTGAATCCA includes the following:
- the LOC109711421 gene encoding F-box protein At1g10780; its protein translation is MNSVPDGVIQHILSLLSNARDIGSCSCVSKRWRDSVPFIPSLYFPRNAFDSAAAAAVAASVAAAADVAIGRMVAAAVRLEELVVYCPFSASALASWISLRRGSLRSLELRMDSAAPDKSPAPATLDCIGAAEGLEELKLWGVSLTSSPRWGCFRKLRTLEIVGATMRDAALKDAVAACPDLTDLALLGCDGVGSVSIELERLERCRLDFLGPGNCSLSLGSPRLEVLEIQGFSWIRVDGNHKLRSLCIAKNTARVYKVEMGRLADLEYLSLRGVQWSWGAVASVLQCASEVKHLVMKIEFCGDFDTLQPFPEVDLVEFFNSHQKLRKFEIHGAMFAALCQKNSLKKLDLRFVIPCLEEVLVTVRSPLNAEQKLNTLESLVKYSVKLRKMVIRISQMKNCNDTADDFFEEICKFKYINHGRVLIE